A single Musa acuminata AAA Group cultivar baxijiao chromosome BXJ2-1, Cavendish_Baxijiao_AAA, whole genome shotgun sequence DNA region contains:
- the LOC103994922 gene encoding uncharacterized protein LOC103994922 — protein sequence MARFRPIAPKPSLPRPQLAEGTCQKVTSAGALRLRAPRSCRARKRGRAELAPNPNKRQRSILPVLAAAGPQAQLSPTYPTFVPFTCQKSACDIPTLTVLPLSPEAKADAAVLVEQDLLQKLQEPRVIVPQPVRPVGSSISVGSICHDASAVPAVPVSKRPEEVEEEVESDELPAVVSDSQNRVRLANSAYKEMVGQPECPWLDSMILSGRGMLPMKSLPRRISGEVMLDVKDSSVPKTSSGFSCKVKIEWACNGRKNLVNVPCNVIRLFCQSRDYLFAWRFDISKASATYCEA from the coding sequence ATGGCCAGATTCCGGCCTATCGCACCTAAGCCGTCGCTTCCCCGGCCACAGCTAGCCGAGGGCACATGTCAGAAGGTGACGTCAGCGGGCGCGCTCCGCCTCCGCGCTCCCCGCTCCTGCCGTGCACGAAAGCGTGGACGCGCTGAGCTCGCTCCCAACCCGAACAAGCGTCAGAGGAGCATCCTCCCCGTCCTCGCCGCCGCGGGGCCGCAGGCCCAGCTGAGCCCCACGTACCCTACGTTCGTCCCCTTCACCTGCCAGAAGAGCGCTTGCGACATCCCAACCCTCACCGTCCTACCTCTCTCGCCCGAGGCCAAGGCGGACGCTGCGGTCCTGGTGGAGCAAGACCTGCTGCAGAAGCTGCAGGAGCCAAGGGTGATCGTGCCCCAGCCGGTGCGACCGGTGGGGTCGAGCATCAGCGTCGGGTCCATATGCCATGACGCCAGTGCCGTACCAGCCGTCCCTGTTTCCAAGAGGCctgaggaggtggaggaagaggtCGAGTCCGACGAGCTCCCGGCGGTGGTGTCCGACTCCCAAAACAGGGTGCGCCTCGCCAATTCGGCTTACAAGGAGATGGTGGGTCAACCGGAGTGTCCCTGGCTGGACTCCATGATATTGTCCGGCCGCGGCATGCTGCCGATGAAGTCGCTTCCCAGGAGGATCAGCGGGGAGGTGATGCTGGATGTGAAGGACTCTTCCGTCCCCAAGACCTCCAGCGGGTTCTCGTGTAAGGTGAAGATCGAGTGGGCATGCAACGGGAGGAAGAACCTCGTCAACGTGCCATGCAACGTGATTCGCCTCTTCTGTCAGTCGCGGGACTATCTTTTTGCATGGAGATTTGACATCTCCAAGGCTTCTGCCACCTACTGCGAAGCATGA